From Trichoplusia ni isolate ovarian cell line Hi5 chromosome 20, tn1, whole genome shotgun sequence, a single genomic window includes:
- the LOC113503949 gene encoding uncharacterized protein LOC113503949 yields MWSDTGTTFVGASRELQQLKAIQPTIAEHLEANGTEWHFIPPHSPNFGGLWEAGVKSTKFHLKRVIGDATLTYEELTTLLSQIEACLNSRPMSTINVDDPGEPMPLKPGHFLIGEPLANVPDYDYENSNIFMLEVAIHPTHATRVLETLVSPIFGYVDESL; encoded by the coding sequence ATGTGGAGTGATACTGGCACCACATTCGTAGGTGCCTCAAGGGAGTTGCAACAATTAAAGGCCATCCAACCGACCATAGCCGAACATCTCGAGGCTAATGGTACCGAGTGGCACTTCATTCCTCCTCATAGTCCCAACTTTGGAGGACTTTGGGAGGCCGGAGTGAAGTCCACAAAGTTTCACTTGAAACGAGTGATTGGTGACGCGACACTCACGTACGAAGAACTGACTACGCTTCTTAGTCAGATAGAAGCGTGTTTAAACTCACGGCCCATGAGTACAATCAATGTCGACGATCCTGGTGAACCAATGCCATTAAAGCCTGGACATTTTCTAATTGGAGAGCCATTAGCGAATGTACCAGATTATGATTACGAGAActctaatatatttatgttagagGTGGCAATTCATCCAACGCATGCTACAAGAGTTTTGGAGACGTTGGTCTCACCAATATTTGGCTACGTTGATGAATCGCTATAA